The following nucleotide sequence is from Vitis vinifera cultivar Pinot Noir 40024 chromosome 14, ASM3070453v1.
AATTTTGAAGGGACTCGAATCCCCAAGTTCATTGGTTCACTGGAAAAGTTGAGATATCTCAATCTCTCCGGTGCCTCCTTCAGTGGACCGATTCCTCCACAACTTGGAAATCTTTCCAGGTTGATCTACCTTGACCTCAAGGAATACTTCGATTTCAATACATACCCTGATGAGTCAAGCCAGAATGATCTTCAGTGGATATCGGGTCTTTCTTCTTTAAGACACCTTAATTTAGAAGGAGTCAATCTAAGTAGAACTTCTGCTTATTGGCTTCATGCTGTTAGCAAGCTTCCTCTTTCCGAGTTGCATCTACCTAGTTGTGGACTTTCTGTCCTCCCTCGTTCTCTCCCATCTTCCAATCTTACATCCCTTTCAATGCTTGTTCTCTCCAACAATGGATTCAACACCACAATACCCCACTGGATATTCCAGCTGAGGAATCTTGTGTACCTTGATCTCAGCTTTAACAATCTTCGAGGCTCAATTTTAGATGCATTTGCAAACAGGACTTCTCTTGAAAGTTTAAGAAAGATGGGTAGCCTCTGCAACTTGAAAACACTGATCCTTTCTGAGAACGATTTGAATGGGGAAATAACTGAAATGATAGATGTTTTATCTGGGTGCAACAACTGTAGTTTAGAGAACCTGAATCTGGGATTGAATGAACTGGGTGGTTTTCTTCCTTATTCACTAGGAAACCTGTCCAACTTGCAGTCTGTTCTGCTTTGGGACAACTCGTTTGTAGGCTCAATTCCGAATTCAATAGGAAACTTGTCGAATTTGGAAGAGCTGTACCTCTCTAATAATCAAATGAGTGGGACCATTCCAGAAACACTTGGACAACTTAATAAGTTGGTTGCGTTAGATATCTCTGAGAATCCATGGGAAGGTGTTCTAACAGAAGCCCATTTGTCAAATCTCACAAACTTAAAGGAGTTGTCCATCGCTAAATTTTCGTTACTTCCAGACCTAACATTGGTTATCAATATCAGTTCTGAGTGGATCCCCCCTTTTAAGCTCCAATACCTTAAGCTGAGATCATGCCAAGTGGGTCCTAAATTTCCAGTTTGGCTCAGAAACCAAAATGAGCTTAACACTCTCATACTCAGGAATGCTCGAATTTCAGACACCATACCAGAGTGGTTTTGGAAGTTAGACTTGGAATTGGATCAACTGGACTTGGGCTATAATCAATTAAGTGGCAGAACTCCAAACTCATTAAAGTTCACTCTTCAATCCTCGGTTTGTTTGATGTGGAACCATTTCAATGGTTCTCTGCCCCTTTGGTCATCAAATGTGAGTAGCCTACTTTTGGGAAATAATTCATTTTCTGGACCAATCCCTCGGGATATCGGGGAAAGAATGCCCATGCTGACAGAGTTACATCTCTCTCATAACTCTCTAAGTGGAACCCTTCCCGAGTCCATTGGTGAACTGATTGGTTTAGTGACTCTGGATATCTCAAACAATAGTTTGACTGGAGAAATCCCTGCATTGTGGAATGGTGTTCCCAATTTGGTGTCGCATGTAGACCTGTCAAACAACAACTTATCTGGTGAGCTGCCAACTTCTGTGGGTGCTCTGTCCTACCTTATCTTTTTAATGCTCAGCAACAATCATCTTTCTGGGGAACTTCCTTCTGCCTTACAGAATTGCACAAACATCCGTACTCTTGATCTTGGAGGCAACAGATTTTCAGGAAATATTCCAGCATGGATTGGACAAACAATGCCAAGTCTTTGGATTCTACGACTACGATCAAATTTGTTTGATGGGAGCATTCCGTTACAACTTTGCACTCTTTCCTCTCTTCACATATTGGATCTTGCACAAAATAATCTGTCAGGATCTATTCCCTCTTGCGTTGGGAATTTGAGTGCTATGGCGTCCGAAATTGAAACATTCAGATATGAGGCCGAGTTGACAGTGTTGACGAAAGGAAGGGAAGATTCATATAGAAACATTCTCTATCTTGTGAATAGCATAGACCTGTCCAACAATGGCCTATCTGGAGATGTGCCTGGAGGGCTAACAAATCTTTCAAGATTAGGCACCTTGAACTTGTCTATGAACCATTTGACAGGAAAAATACCAGACAACATTGGGGACTTACAATTGTTGGAAACTCTAGACCTCTCAAGAAATCAGCTTTCCGGTCCAATTCCACCAGGTATGGTTTCTTTGACTCTCATGAATCACTTGAACCTGTCGTATAACAACCTGTCAGGTAGAATTCCATCAGGCAACCAGCTGCAAACCCTGGATGATCCATCAATATACAGGGACAACCCTGCACTATGTGGGCGTCCAATAACTGCTAAGTGTCCTGGTGATGATAATGGAACCCCCAATCCTCCCAGTGGAGATGATGAAGATGACAACGAAGATGGAGCTGAGGCTGAAATGAAGTGGTTCTACATGAGCATGGGAACAGGATTTGTGGTGGGGTTTTGGGGAGTTTGTGGCACCTTAGTAATAAAGCAGTCATGGAGGCATGCCTATTTTAGGCTTGTGTATGACATCAAAGAGTGGCTGCTTCTAGTCATTCAGCTGAATGTAGGCCGTCTCCAAAGGAAACTGAATTTGGGAAGAAGCCAGCATCATACTTGAACAATCTTCTGAAATTAAGTTCCTTGAATAAATGAATGCTTCTATGTACTCTAGCACTTGAGCAACATTCTCAACCTTCTGAAATTAAGTTCCTGAAATAAATGAATGCTTCTATGTAGTTTAGCACTTCAGCTTCATGTACAACCTTCTGAAATATGAGGTTTCGAATTCCAAGTTTCTTTAATCCGCTTTGCCTCTTATTTGTCTATTTTTTGGTCACAAATTCgcaccatatatatatatatatactcacaTCTCGAAGACTTgccaaaaaataactaaatgtgTTACCGATTCCCAGCATTGCTTTGTGTCCTATCATCTTTTCAACACAACTCTTCAGAGGACAGCAAATTATGATGGAAAATTTAATTACAAGAAACAAAATAGGATGCAAATATAGAATCATGGGCACAATTGTTCAAGCTAATCACCCACAATCCTGAGCCATGATTAGCCTTTTTTTTGTGGCTGAATATCATACTACTCCAGTCTGCATCCTCAAATTTTCAGACAATTTACACAGgtcaaacaaaagaaatcattGCGTCCAACACTGAATGGGTGGAAGCTCGCTTCAAAAGGAGAAACAGAAATCCACGAGACTGCCAAGCACATTATGACACATTCTATACTCCAAGCACCATGCAAAATAATGAAGTTTTGCACAAAGATCCAGAGACTAGACCTTTGTAGAGCTCCTTGGAAAATGACTTTGAAACGAGTTAAAAGCCATGCTTAACACTTGAAACAGCTTTCTTATACGTTTCAAAACCTATTCTTTACACTGGAAACAgctttcttataaaaattatgtgtttagtaaaaattttaaaatcacttataaaaatatagagaatcATTTAGAGTGATTCATGTGCAATAATTTGATCAATAAttcttccaaaaattatttaaaaaaatttataataaaattggtTTAATTAAAATAGCTTCCAAATGAACtcaatcttttttttctattcttgtaCTACTTTTTCTTCCACAGTCTTTCTCCCCTTATGACTAAGATAGCTAAATGGAAGAGGGTCAGTTTCCACTACTGACTTGGGGTCAATGCTAAGGACCACAGCTTAAGATAATTAATCCTTAATTGTTCAAACCTATAGTCAATGTTACGCAACTTACCAACTGGCCTTAGGGTCTAAAATTCCAATAGGAGGAGAAGGCAAAGTCTAATAATTTATAATGACATTCCATTTCCTCTC
It contains:
- the LOC132252665 gene encoding receptor-like protein EIX2 — protein: MATTNASLQLLFLVIMSSGFLFPEILKPGCCHGDHHRAASFETERVALLKFKQGLTDPSHRLSSWVGEDCCKWRGVVCNNRSGHVNKLNLRSLDDDGTHGKLGGEISHSLLDLKYLNHLDLSMNNFEGTRIPKFIGSLEKLRYLNLSGASFSGPIPPQLGNLSRLIYLDLKEYFDFNTYPDESSQNDLQWISGLSSLRHLNLEGVNLSRTSAYWLHAVSKLPLSELHLPSCGLSVLPRSLPSSNLTSLSMLVLSNNGFNTTIPHWIFQLRNLVYLDLSFNNLRGSILDAFANRTSLESLRKMGSLCNLKTLILSENDLNGEITEMIDVLSGCNNCSLENLNLGLNELGGFLPYSLGNLSNLQSVLLWDNSFVGSIPNSIGNLSNLEELYLSNNQMSGTIPETLGQLNKLVALDISENPWEGVLTEAHLSNLTNLKELSIAKFSLLPDLTLVINISSEWIPPFKLQYLKLRSCQVGPKFPVWLRNQNELNTLILRNARISDTIPEWFWKLDLELDQLDLGYNQLSGRTPNSLKFTLQSSVCLMWNHFNGSLPLWSSNVSSLLLGNNSFSGPIPRDIGERMPMLTELHLSHNSLSGTLPESIGELIGLVTLDISNNSLTGEIPALWNGVPNLVSHVDLSNNNLSGELPTSVGALSYLIFLMLSNNHLSGELPSALQNCTNIRTLDLGGNRFSGNIPAWIGQTMPSLWILRLRSNLFDGSIPLQLCTLSSLHILDLAQNNLSGSIPSCVGNLSAMASEIETFRYEAELTVLTKGREDSYRNILYLVNSIDLSNNGLSGDVPGGLTNLSRLGTLNLSMNHLTGKIPDNIGDLQLLETLDLSRNQLSGPIPPGMVSLTLMNHLNLSYNNLSGRIPSGNQLQTLDDPSIYRDNPALCGRPITAKCPGDDNGTPNPPSGDDEDDNEDGAEAEMKWFYMSMGTGFVVGFWGVCGTLVIKQSWRHAYFRLVYDIKEWLLLVIQLNVGRLQRKLNLGRSQHHT